From Candidatus Omnitrophota bacterium, one genomic window encodes:
- a CDS encoding sodium/proton-translocating pyrophosphatase → MDLLWLAPVGSILALSFAVYFTLFIMRQDEGNEKMREIAQAVRIGARAYIKRQYMGVSIFFIVAFFILLAMSFKGYLVIFVPFAFLTGGFF, encoded by the coding sequence TTGGATTTATTATGGTTGGCTCCCGTGGGCTCCATACTGGCCTTGTCTTTTGCTGTATACTTTACCCTTTTTATAATGAGGCAGGATGAAGGGAATGAGAAGATGCGGGAGATCGCCCAGGCAGTCAGAATAGGCGCCAGGGCCTACATTAAGCGGCAGTATATGGGCGTATCTATTTTTTTTATAGTGGCATTTTTTATACTTCTTGCTATGTCGTTTAAGGGTTATTTGGTCATTTTTGTTCCGTTTGCTTTTTTGACGGGAGGTTTTTTTT
- the rsxC gene encoding electron transport complex subunit RsxC, with protein MIHLNEEKRQTEGLSIQKAKAPGKVHIPLSQHMGKICQSVVKAGDPVKTGQLIATLSEKALFSPIHSSVSGKVKSINDYPHPVLGTCKAIAIESDGLDTPADFISRKKDEIEKLSADLIRTIIFDAGIVGMGGASFPTHIKLSPPKPVDSLILNGAECEPYLTSDSRLMIEKTKEILLGLEVIARCTGVKKVYIAIEDNKPEAIKHFKDAIGGRKYIIRVIKSAYPQGGEKQLIKAVLKREVPSGKLPFDVGALVQNVATTYAVYEAVYLGKPLYERVVTVTGDCLERPANLLTRIGTPIKELIEQCGPLKKEPKKIVFGGPMMGIAQYSLEVPVIKSTNGIILLSEGEIDAAKERLCIRCARCVEYCPLGLMPCMMSLASEKEKWDLAKAYGCLECMECGACNYVCPQKRNIVQAIKYAKTRIPK; from the coding sequence ATGATACATCTCAATGAGGAGAAACGGCAAACAGAAGGTTTGTCGATACAAAAGGCAAAGGCGCCTGGCAAAGTACATATACCCCTGTCGCAGCATATGGGAAAAATCTGTCAGAGCGTGGTCAAAGCAGGCGACCCGGTAAAAACCGGACAGTTGATCGCGACTTTGAGCGAGAAGGCGCTATTTTCGCCGATACACAGCTCCGTTTCAGGAAAAGTAAAATCCATAAATGACTATCCGCACCCCGTGCTGGGAACGTGCAAAGCCATAGCCATAGAATCCGACGGTTTAGACACCCCCGCAGATTTTATATCCCGCAAAAAAGACGAGATTGAAAAATTATCCGCCGATCTTATCCGCACGATAATATTCGACGCCGGCATAGTAGGCATGGGCGGAGCAAGCTTTCCTACCCACATCAAACTCTCCCCTCCCAAGCCGGTAGACAGTTTAATACTGAACGGCGCTGAGTGCGAGCCATATCTTACGAGCGACAGCCGCCTGATGATAGAAAAGACCAAAGAGATACTGCTGGGACTTGAGGTTATAGCCAGGTGCACCGGTGTAAAGAAGGTATATATCGCCATCGAGGACAATAAGCCCGAGGCAATAAAGCATTTTAAAGACGCGATAGGCGGCAGGAAATACATAATACGCGTAATAAAATCGGCCTACCCCCAAGGCGGCGAAAAACAGCTGATCAAAGCGGTATTAAAGCGCGAGGTGCCTTCCGGTAAACTGCCGTTTGACGTAGGCGCGCTGGTGCAGAATGTGGCTACCACCTACGCGGTGTATGAAGCGGTATATCTGGGTAAGCCGTTATACGAAAGGGTTGTAACTGTGACCGGCGACTGCCTTGAACGCCCTGCTAATTTATTAACGCGTATCGGCACGCCGATAAAAGAACTTATAGAACAATGCGGCCCGTTAAAGAAAGAGCCAAAAAAGATCGTATTCGGCGGGCCTATGATGGGTATAGCCCAGTACAGCCTTGAAGTCCCCGTAATAAAAAGCACTAACGGCATAATTTTGCTTTCGGAAGGTGAAATTGATGCGGCTAAAGAGAGGCTTTGCATACGCTGCGCACGCTGCGTAGAGTACTGCCCGCTCGGACTTATGCCATGCATGATGAGTTTAGCTTCGGAAAAAGAAAAGTGGGATCTGGCTAAGGCCTACGGATGTTTGGAATGCATGGAGTGCGGCGCCTGTAATTATGTCTGCCCGCAAAAACGGAATATCGTACAAGCCATCAAATACGCCAAAACAAGGATACCTAAATGA
- a CDS encoding FMN-binding protein, with translation MKELVRYGFILGIICFLASGILAVVNAVTEPRIEIEKEKEERLALKEVMPDSGNFEPVSKDGEFLYYKAYDSSGRLNGFVVKSESKGYSSDIEAMAGLGLNLEITNVKILSQNETPGLGTRVTEPKFLGEFKGKDLASLSEVDTITGATISSSAVINSVKDKISELKETLLKEVKNAK, from the coding sequence ATGAAAGAGCTGGTAAGATACGGTTTTATTTTGGGCATTATATGTTTCCTGGCTAGCGGCATATTGGCTGTAGTCAACGCCGTTACTGAGCCGCGTATCGAGATTGAAAAGGAAAAAGAGGAGCGCCTTGCCTTAAAGGAAGTCATGCCTGACTCCGGCAATTTCGAGCCGGTATCGAAAGACGGCGAGTTTCTCTATTATAAAGCTTATGATAGCTCAGGGCGCCTAAACGGGTTTGTAGTGAAATCTGAGAGCAAGGGATATTCTTCTGATATTGAAGCCATGGCAGGACTCGGGCTTAATCTCGAAATCACAAACGTCAAAATCCTTTCTCAAAATGAGACGCCGGGGCTGGGGACAAGAGTTACCGAACCAAAGTTCCTTGGCGAGTTCAAGGGAAAAGACCTCGCTTCCCTTAGCGAAGTGGATACCATAACCGGAGCTACGATCTCCTCAAGCGCTGTCATAAATTCAGTAAAAGATAAGATATCGGAACTTAAGGAAACATTATTAAAGGAAGTAAAAAATGCAAAATAG
- a CDS encoding RnfABCDGE type electron transport complex subunit D produces MQNRLIVSASPHIHGGETVSKVMWAVFLALIPAGIAGVVIFGMPALKVIMVSILSCIISEALIQKLTNRKITITDGSAALTGLLLAYNLSASVPLWIPVAGGFFAIAICKQVFGGLGANIFNPALGARAFLLASWPKQMTEFPKPLSVDAITSATPLVMFKEGKVQALSQLDLTYFDMFLGKRGGCIGEICIAALLIGAAYLLLKKYIWWQTPFGFILTLGFLSWVFGAQGFFKGDFLFSIMSGGLVLGAFFMATDYVTSPMTKQGQLIFGIACGAIAFVIRRFGGYPEGVSYAILIMNVFVPLIDRYVKPRPYGSSSNLVRLTRLET; encoded by the coding sequence ATGCAAAATAGGCTGATAGTAAGCGCGTCCCCGCATATACACGGCGGGGAGACGGTATCAAAAGTAATGTGGGCTGTATTTTTAGCTCTCATTCCTGCCGGTATTGCCGGCGTGGTAATATTCGGCATGCCCGCATTAAAGGTCATTATGGTATCAATATTAAGCTGCATCATAAGCGAGGCATTAATACAGAAGCTGACTAACCGAAAAATTACTATTACCGACGGCTCTGCGGCGCTTACAGGGCTTCTTTTAGCGTACAATCTTTCCGCAAGCGTTCCTTTATGGATACCCGTAGCCGGCGGATTTTTTGCTATAGCGATTTGCAAACAGGTATTCGGCGGTTTGGGGGCCAATATATTTAACCCGGCGCTCGGTGCCCGCGCATTTCTTTTGGCATCCTGGCCCAAACAGATGACTGAATTCCCAAAACCGTTAAGTGTGGACGCCATAACATCCGCCACGCCTCTTGTAATGTTTAAAGAGGGCAAAGTTCAGGCATTATCCCAGTTGGATCTTACATATTTTGATATGTTTTTAGGTAAACGCGGCGGTTGTATCGGCGAAATATGCATCGCGGCGCTTTTAATCGGCGCGGCTTACCTTTTATTGAAAAAATATATCTGGTGGCAAACGCCGTTTGGTTTTATATTGACGCTCGGATTTTTAAGCTGGGTCTTCGGCGCCCAGGGATTTTTTAAAGGCGATTTCTTATTCAGCATCATGTCGGGAGGTTTAGTGTTGGGGGCATTCTTCATGGCGACTGATTATGTAACTTCGCCGATGACAAAACAAGGACAGCTTATATTCGGCATCGCCTGCGGAGCTATCGCTTTTGTCATACGCCGGTTCGGCGGCTACCCCGAAGGCGTCTCCTATGCCATTTTAATAATGAACGTTTTTGTGCCTCTGATTGACAGGTATGTAAAACCAAGACCCTATGGGTCCTCATCTAACCTGGTTAGACTAACCAGGTTAGAAACATAA
- a CDS encoding electron transport complex subunit E — translation MKRLIREFTKGITVENPTFGMILGLCPTLAVSTSVQNAIGMGVAATFVLVGSNTIISSLRHFIPGKIRLPAFIVVIATFVTICELVLKAYFPALDESLGIFVPLIVVNCIILARAEAFASKNPILPSVFDGLGMGAGFTLALVLISSIRELMGSGSIMGIKLLNNFEPVIMMVLAPGALLTLGLLIGLTNLMRQKRMERAGK, via the coding sequence ATGAAACGGTTAATACGCGAATTCACAAAGGGCATTACGGTTGAAAACCCGACGTTCGGGATGATACTGGGCCTCTGCCCCACTCTTGCGGTTTCCACATCCGTGCAAAACGCTATCGGTATGGGAGTTGCGGCCACTTTTGTGCTGGTAGGTTCAAACACAATAATCTCGTCGCTGCGCCATTTTATACCCGGCAAGATACGCCTGCCGGCTTTTATAGTGGTAATAGCGACATTTGTAACGATATGCGAGCTTGTCCTGAAGGCATATTTTCCGGCTTTGGATGAATCGCTCGGCATTTTCGTGCCGCTCATAGTGGTAAATTGCATAATCCTCGCGCGGGCAGAGGCATTTGCCTCCAAAAATCCTATTTTACCTTCTGTCTTTGACGGCTTGGGCATGGGCGCGGGCTTCACTCTTGCGTTAGTCTTGATCTCCTCTATACGCGAGTTGATGGGCTCGGGCAGCATAATGGGAATAAAATTATTAAATAACTTCGAGCCTGTGATAATGATGGTATTGGCGCCGGGCGCCCTTCTGACACTGGGCCTTCTTATAGGCCTGACGAATTTAATGCGGCAAAAACGGATGGAAAGGGCCGGAAAGTAA
- a CDS encoding RnfABCDGE type electron transport complex subunit A, whose protein sequence is MEIGKLISIAISMIFINNFILSKFLGLCPFLGVSKDMKPAISMGFAVIFVMTSSAIITWGLYNFILIPFRIEYLRTISFILVIGAFVQFVEMVIRKTSPPLYKALGIYLPLITTNCAVLGVTVLNSNDFFSSGGAVAGSFVYAVCQAFFAGIGFMLALIMMSGIRERLELIDVPESLKGIPIAFIVASLMSLAFMGFSGFKL, encoded by the coding sequence ATGGAAATAGGTAAATTAATATCCATAGCGATAAGCATGATCTTCATAAATAATTTTATCCTATCTAAATTCCTGGGATTGTGCCCCTTCCTCGGCGTATCAAAAGATATGAAGCCGGCTATATCAATGGGCTTTGCGGTCATATTCGTAATGACGTCCTCGGCCATTATAACATGGGGGCTTTATAATTTTATACTTATCCCTTTCCGCATAGAGTACCTCAGGACAATAAGCTTCATACTCGTCATAGGGGCATTTGTCCAATTCGTAGAAATGGTCATACGCAAGACCTCTCCTCCTTTATACAAAGCTCTGGGCATATATCTACCTCTCATAACCACAAATTGCGCTGTCCTGGGCGTTACCGTCCTTAACTCAAACGACTTTTTCTCTTCCGGAGGCGCTGTGGCGGGAAGCTTTGTTTACGCCGTATGTCAGGCGTTCTTCGCCGGCATAGGATTTATGCTGGCGCTTATAATGATGTCGGGCATAAGAGAGCGCCTTGAATTGATAGATGTACCGGAAAGCCTTAAGGGCATCCCCATAGCATTTATCGTGGCTTCGCTCATGAGCCTGGCCTTCATGGGATTTAGCGGATTTAAATTATGA
- a CDS encoding RnfABCDGE type electron transport complex subunit B → MNPMDIIIPVLTLTILGVAFGIGLAMASKKFCILMDPRIEEIYKHLPGANCGACGAGGCMGFAEALIHGTCTIDRCSGIKEEAQKEISNILGIELKARIKQVAILHCHGGNKRAKDKFIYAGIEDCTAANLVMGGPKACRYGCIGYGSCVEVCSFGAITMNDEGLPVVDEEKCTACGNCILVCPNKLFTLEPTSKIYSIRCKSLDMGKAVMDACSVGCIGCRKCEKACPVNAIKIIDNLAVIDYEICNNMGKCFEACPTKTIGRKKK, encoded by the coding sequence ATGAACCCTATGGATATAATAATTCCTGTTTTGACCCTGACGATTTTGGGTGTGGCCTTCGGCATCGGGCTTGCCATGGCCTCAAAGAAATTCTGCATCCTCATGGACCCGCGCATAGAAGAGATATACAAGCATCTACCCGGAGCAAACTGCGGGGCATGCGGCGCGGGCGGCTGCATGGGTTTTGCGGAAGCGCTTATCCACGGTACCTGCACCATAGATCGCTGCTCAGGTATTAAAGAAGAGGCGCAGAAAGAGATATCGAATATTTTAGGCATAGAATTAAAGGCAAGGATAAAGCAGGTTGCGATACTCCATTGCCACGGCGGGAACAAAAGGGCAAAGGATAAGTTTATCTACGCGGGGATCGAGGATTGCACCGCCGCAAATCTCGTGATGGGCGGGCCCAAGGCGTGCCGATACGGCTGCATAGGCTACGGAAGCTGCGTAGAAGTGTGTTCGTTTGGCGCCATAACCATGAACGATGAGGGGCTGCCTGTCGTAGATGAAGAAAAATGCACCGCGTGCGGAAACTGCATCCTTGTCTGTCCAAATAAATTATTCACACTTGAGCCTACCTCGAAGATTTACTCTATACGCTGCAAATCGCTCGATATGGGAAAAGCTGTTATGGATGCCTGCTCAGTGGGCTGTATCGGATGCCGGAAGTGCGAGAAGGCCTGCCCTGTAAATGCCATAAAGATAATAGACAATTTAGCCGTGATTGATTATGAGATCTGCAATAACATGGGGAAATGTTTCGAGGCCTGCCCTACCAAAACTATTGGCCGAAAGAAGAAATAA
- a CDS encoding DNA-binding protein: MKRAISYQLSAISLLFIFSAICHAEPVSSVELIDDAVGYDGKTVAYEGEVIGDIMARGEHVWVNVKDAATAIGIWAPKGLVKDIANKGAYNQIGDLIEVKGTFNRSCSEHGGDLDIHANSLVILKEGYKITVPIDKLKVRYAILFGIILIFVSIWKVYKKFISSFGQ, encoded by the coding sequence ATGAAAAGAGCTATCAGCTATCAGCTATCAGCTATCAGCTTATTGTTTATATTTTCGGCTATATGTCATGCCGAGCCAGTCTCCAGCGTCGAGCTTATCGACGATGCGGTAGGGTACGACGGAAAAACCGTGGCATATGAGGGCGAGGTCATAGGCGACATAATGGCGCGCGGCGAACATGTCTGGGTAAATGTCAAAGACGCTGCTACCGCTATAGGGATATGGGCGCCTAAGGGCCTTGTAAAAGATATTGCGAATAAGGGCGCTTATAATCAAATAGGCGATTTAATAGAAGTGAAGGGCACGTTTAACCGCAGCTGTAGTGAACATGGCGGGGACCTGGATATTCACGCAAACAGCCTGGTTATATTAAAAGAGGGTTATAAGATCACCGTGCCGATCGACAAGCTTAAAGTGCGCTACGCGATACTTTTTGGGATAATACTGATTTTTGTATCTATATGGAAGGTCTACAAGAAATTTATTTCTTCTTTCGGCCAATAG
- a CDS encoding TrkH family potassium uptake protein: protein MIPRPQKEDFKIIGYYLGKIAFGLGVMMLIPLALGLAYGETNPSLDFLISISLTLSLGMLLTILCHTERDPKWMHGMVIVSLSWLVAMFLGAIPLYLSGHFKSYLDACFDAMSGFATTGLTLIQNLDHLSYSHNLWRHLIMFIGGQGIVIVALSFLVRGAAGAFSIYAGEAREERILPNVISTARFIWLVSITYLILGTSVLTFVAFYEGIPLKNSLFHGVCIFIAAFDTGGFTPQSQSILYYHSFLFEITTIVIMLLGALNFKLHYAIWSGNKAEIRRNIETTTLFITIMATFIITAFGLKQFDTYPHAIAFFRKGFYQLISSHSGTGYMTIYAKQFIKEWGPLALIGITIAMAFGGSTCSTTGGIKALRLGIIFKAMAHDIRRIILPESAVVVGKFHHIKEIVLGDKQVRSACLITLAYIALYVGGAIVGMCLGYPFLDSLFESTSASANVGLSCGITAASMPTLLKITYMFQMWAGRLEFVAIFTLAGFFIAAVKGK, encoded by the coding sequence ATGATCCCAAGACCCCAAAAAGAAGACTTCAAGATCATAGGTTATTATTTAGGGAAAATAGCATTCGGTTTAGGCGTAATGATGCTGATTCCCCTTGCACTCGGCCTTGCCTACGGAGAGACGAACCCTTCATTAGACTTTCTTATTTCCATATCTCTTACTCTAAGCTTGGGTATGCTCTTGACTATATTGTGCCATACCGAACGCGATCCCAAATGGATGCATGGCATGGTCATAGTATCTTTGAGCTGGTTAGTCGCTATGTTTCTTGGCGCTATACCTCTTTATTTGAGCGGCCATTTCAAATCGTACCTTGATGCCTGCTTTGACGCTATGAGCGGATTCGCCACTACAGGCCTGACGCTGATCCAAAACCTTGACCACCTGTCTTATTCGCACAATCTATGGCGGCATCTTATTATGTTCATAGGCGGCCAAGGTATAGTCATAGTCGCGCTCTCATTTTTGGTGCGCGGCGCCGCAGGCGCTTTCAGTATATACGCGGGAGAGGCAAGAGAAGAGCGCATATTGCCGAACGTTATATCTACCGCAAGGTTTATCTGGCTGGTCAGCATAACGTATCTTATATTGGGAACATCAGTCTTGACGTTTGTCGCATTTTACGAAGGTATACCTTTGAAAAATTCCCTTTTCCACGGGGTGTGCATATTTATTGCGGCCTTTGATACCGGAGGGTTTACGCCGCAGTCGCAGAGTATTCTCTACTACCACAGTTTTTTATTTGAAATAACCACGATAGTGATAATGCTTCTTGGTGCCCTTAATTTTAAACTCCACTATGCTATATGGTCCGGTAACAAAGCGGAAATAAGGCGCAATATAGAGACGACCACGCTTTTCATAACGATTATGGCGACCTTCATCATTACGGCCTTCGGGTTAAAACAGTTTGATACCTATCCCCATGCGATAGCGTTTTTCCGTAAAGGATTTTACCAGCTGATATCAAGCCACAGCGGTACGGGCTATATGACTATTTACGCAAAACAGTTCATAAAAGAGTGGGGGCCGCTGGCGCTAATAGGCATTACCATCGCTATGGCATTCGGCGGAAGCACCTGCTCTACGACGGGCGGTATCAAGGCGCTCAGGCTGGGCATTATATTTAAGGCGATGGCTCACGATATACGGCGCATAATCCTGCCGGAAAGCGCAGTCGTTGTCGGGAAATTCCATCATATAAAGGAAATTGTTTTAGGGGATAAACAGGTGCGATCCGCCTGCCTTATTACTTTGGCGTATATTGCGCTTTATGTCGGCGGCGCTATTGTGGGTATGTGCCTGGGCTATCCTTTTCTTGACTCTTTGTTCGAATCGACATCCGCCTCTGCCAATGTCGGGCTTTCCTGCGGCATAACTGCCGCGAGCATGCCGACTTTATTGAAGATAACCTATATGTTTCAGATGTGGGCGGGCAGGCTTGAATTTGTTGCCATATTTACTTTGGCAGGGTTTTTTATAGCTGCTGTAAAGGGGAAATGA
- a CDS encoding TrkA family potassium uptake protein: MYIVIIGGGKVGYFLARKLCTDKHTVAVIDKSKAVCDEIAKDNNFLVINGDACELKILEDAGISRANVVAAVTGDDEDNLVICQLAKERFGVERTVARVNDPKNERTFAELGIDIPIDATRILAKIIEEEVSFADFVNLMSFNRGKLAIVRVDLPKDSPVINKMVQEITLPSDSVLVSIIRAGDVVIPKGKTVLKAGDDIIALTLVENKQQLLELFVGKI, encoded by the coding sequence ATGTATATAGTCATAATTGGCGGAGGGAAGGTAGGATACTTTCTTGCCAGGAAACTTTGCACAGACAAGCACACGGTGGCTGTAATAGACAAAAGTAAAGCCGTATGCGATGAAATAGCCAAAGACAACAATTTCCTGGTTATAAACGGCGACGCTTGCGAGCTCAAGATTCTTGAAGATGCGGGTATTTCGCGCGCGAACGTCGTTGCGGCAGTTACGGGCGACGACGAAGATAACCTTGTCATATGCCAGCTTGCCAAAGAGAGATTTGGCGTAGAAAGGACCGTCGCCAGGGTCAACGATCCAAAGAATGAGCGGACCTTTGCGGAGCTTGGCATAGATATCCCCATAGATGCGACAAGGATTCTGGCGAAGATCATAGAAGAAGAAGTATCTTTCGCGGATTTTGTAAACCTTATGAGTTTCAATAGAGGCAAGCTCGCCATAGTGCGCGTGGATCTTCCCAAAGATTCGCCTGTCATAAACAAAATGGTGCAGGAGATAACCCTTCCCTCCGATTCAGTCCTTGTTTCTATCATACGCGCGGGCGATGTCGTTATACCCAAAGGAAAGACCGTTTTAAAAGCCGGTGACGATATAATAGCGCTTACCCTTGTAGAAAATAAACAGCAGCTTCTTGAACTGTTTGTAGGGAAGATCTAA
- a CDS encoding TrkA family potassium uptake protein gives MYVIILGCGRVGSELAKLLSSEGHNVVVIDRNPTSFERLGRTFNGITLVGNGFDIDSLKAAGITQAQAFCAVTNGDNTNLVAAQVAKKIFNVPKVIVRVYDPNRANIYKALGLDVISGTILFAAMIRDKVVESKFSSYLIESGELGVLEIEVNKDLQGKAVGEINVPGELIVTIVKRVEGIIIPELNTNVKIGDTLLAVIKIASLDRIRKRFGIV, from the coding sequence ATGTACGTCATAATCTTAGGTTGCGGCAGGGTGGGCTCTGAGCTTGCGAAGCTTCTATCAAGCGAAGGCCACAATGTCGTCGTAATAGACAGGAATCCCACCAGCTTTGAACGCCTTGGGAGGACATTTAACGGCATTACGCTGGTAGGCAACGGCTTTGATATAGATTCGCTTAAGGCGGCCGGCATTACTCAGGCCCAGGCATTCTGCGCCGTTACAAACGGCGACAATACAAACCTTGTTGCCGCTCAGGTCGCCAAGAAGATATTTAACGTCCCTAAAGTCATAGTGAGGGTTTACGATCCGAACAGAGCCAATATTTATAAGGCGCTGGGATTAGACGTTATAAGCGGTACTATACTTTTCGCCGCTATGATAAGGGACAAGGTAGTTGAATCAAAATTTTCGAGCTATCTTATAGAAAGTGGCGAATTAGGCGTTTTAGAAATAGAAGTGAATAAGGACTTGCAGGGAAAGGCAGTAGGAGAAATAAATGTCCCCGGCGAGCTTATAGTTACAATCGTAAAGAGAGTAGAAGGCATTATAATACCCGAATTGAATACAAATGTCAAAATCGGCGATACGCTCCTTGCCGTAATTAAGATAGCAAGCCTTGACAGAATAAGGAAGAGATTCGGTATCGTATAA
- a CDS encoding nucleotidyltransferase family protein, which produces MIRLACPQQTRLKISLFHPALPVIMSGMKDLIKKIPKEKAFIIYLLRNSIYDSFDLPSHRFIKQDIDWTAVLSAAISYKIEPLIYYELNKRYGINSSLPSPVINALTSYYEKTLKKNTLLWQEFCRITDTLREKEIDYLPLKGIILIKTVYSNIGIRKMSDIDILIRSKDVDVVTNDLLRLGYKKIRDDAKNHYTYINDTISNDKIEVDVHTKFRYGVDKNSLPSEIWQKKKSYTIDGKETGVPSPEDLFLCLASNICYRRLLKNLYDMASLLQKYKGDFDWDYVLKEAGKDGYLRTCAFFALFCLKKLLNTDIYDAHINKIKINYLRQITIEYVLTKRLTSESYAVLERRFKLLRYVIFPGEIKLSAVMLHHRIANGRHLKETVDLKLGLSDNKQVRFRGMKILIRNIIFSFIISYKVLRFYLIKKPLRSICGTQLQ; this is translated from the coding sequence ATGATAAGGTTAGCATGCCCGCAGCAGACAAGATTGAAAATTTCGTTGTTTCATCCCGCCCTTCCTGTTATAATGAGCGGGATGAAAGACCTCATTAAAAAAATCCCAAAAGAAAAGGCCTTTATTATTTATCTTTTGAGAAATAGCATCTATGATTCCTTTGACCTACCAAGTCATCGTTTTATTAAGCAGGATATAGATTGGACGGCGGTATTGAGTGCTGCTATTTCCTATAAAATTGAGCCACTTATATATTACGAATTAAATAAACGTTATGGCATCAATTCTTCTCTACCCTCACCCGTAATAAACGCTCTTACGAGCTACTATGAAAAAACTTTAAAAAAGAATACCCTCCTTTGGCAGGAATTCTGCAGAATTACAGATACTCTGCGCGAAAAAGAAATAGACTATCTTCCATTAAAAGGTATTATTCTGATAAAGACAGTCTATTCCAACATAGGTATAAGAAAAATGTCTGATATTGACATCTTAATAAGAAGTAAGGATGTTGATGTTGTAACAAACGATCTCCTCCGCTTGGGCTATAAGAAAATTCGCGATGACGCAAAAAACCATTATACGTATATAAACGACACTATCAGTAATGATAAAATAGAAGTGGATGTCCATACAAAATTCAGGTACGGCGTAGACAAAAACTCCTTACCTTCTGAAATCTGGCAAAAGAAAAAAAGCTATACGATCGACGGGAAGGAAACGGGCGTCCCATCGCCGGAGGATCTTTTTTTATGCCTGGCATCGAATATATGTTATCGCCGCCTCCTGAAAAACCTATATGATATGGCGTCATTACTTCAAAAATATAAAGGAGATTTCGACTGGGACTACGTTTTGAAGGAAGCTGGAAAAGATGGTTATCTTAGAACATGTGCCTTCTTCGCTCTTTTCTGTTTAAAAAAATTATTAAATACAGATATATATGATGCCCATATTAACAAGATCAAAATAAATTACCTGCGGCAGATAACCATCGAGTATGTCCTGACAAAACGCCTTACATCGGAAAGCTATGCCGTTCTAGAACGTAGATTCAAGCTATTGCGCTACGTTATTTTCCCGGGGGAGATCAAACTGTCGGCTGTTATGCTGCACCATAGAATAGCTAACGGCAGACACCTGAAGGAAACGGTGGATTTGAAACTGGGCCTTTCAGATAATAAACAGGTACGTTTCAGGGGCATGAAGATACTGATCAGGAATATTATATTTTCCTTTATTATCTCCTACAAGGTCCTGAGATTCTATTTAATAAAGAAGCCCTTAAGAAGCATCTGCGGGACACAGTTGCAGTAA
- the tmk gene encoding dTMP kinase, producing MGGFLISIDGIDGSGKTTQAKLLYDYLSQTRSDALLLVAPGDRPIGRFIHQLGRSGLIRGLNHSVASLLWAADIAELVSARLNPAMAADKTIIADRYFYSNIAYAAAMNVDYNWITHVYEFAREPDLSILLDAAEEIAIGRIQNRNKPTSCHERDIRFLANLRKHFLRLSTERDIVIVNSNGSITETQQEIRKVVAFRLKLLQLCPADAS from the coding sequence ATGGGCGGATTTCTGATATCTATAGACGGAATTGACGGAAGCGGAAAAACGACTCAGGCAAAGCTTCTTTATGACTACCTGTCTCAGACGCGCAGCGATGCCTTGTTACTGGTAGCACCCGGTGACAGGCCGATAGGCCGGTTCATACATCAGCTGGGCCGATCTGGGCTTATTCGCGGGCTTAACCATTCCGTCGCGTCTTTACTATGGGCGGCGGATATAGCGGAACTTGTGAGCGCAAGATTAAATCCCGCCATGGCGGCGGATAAGACGATAATAGCAGACAGGTATTTTTACTCAAATATTGCCTATGCCGCGGCGATGAATGTTGACTATAACTGGATTACGCATGTCTATGAATTTGCGAGAGAACCGGACCTGAGCATTTTACTGGATGCCGCGGAGGAAATTGCCATAGGGCGGATACAAAACAGGAATAAACCTACTTCTTGCCATGAAAGAGATATACGGTTTTTGGCGAATCTGAGAAAGCATTTTTTGCGTTTAAGCACAGAACGCGACATCGTTATCGTTAATTCTAACGGCTCGATCACCGAAACGCAGCAAGAGATAAGAAAGGTTGTTGCGTTCAGACTAAAATTACTGCAACTGTGTCCCGCAGATGCTTCTTAA